One window of the Trifolium pratense cultivar HEN17-A07 linkage group LG2, ARS_RC_1.1, whole genome shotgun sequence genome contains the following:
- the LOC123911534 gene encoding vesicle transport protein SFT2B — MEKMNKAFEKVKMMVGMEVEDEEQQAAALDNESSFAFMDDFNRNCTLTTKQRLYGFAICFAAGVTCTLLSMLVFLKPIKFGITFTLGNLLSLGSTAFLIGPKRQVSMMLDPVRIYATAIYIASMIIALFCALYVHNKLLTLLAIILEFGALVWYSLSYIPFARSMVSKIMVSCFDTEF; from the exons ATGGAAAAAATGAACAAAGCCTTCGAGAAAGTGAAAATGATGGTTGGAATGGAAGTAGAAGACGAAGAGCAACAAGCTGCGGCATTGGATAACGAAAGCTCCTTCGCTTTCATGGATGATTTCAATCGCAACTGTACCTTAACTACCAAACAG AGACTATATGGTTTTGCCATTTGCTTTGCTGCTGGAGTAACCTGCACACTGTTG TCTATGCTTGTTTTCCTCAAACCAATCAAGTTTGGGATAACATTCACTCTTGGTAATTTGCTTTCACTTGGAAG CACAGCATTCCTCATAGGTCCTAAAAGGCAAGTATCGATGATGCTTGATCCTGTCCGCATTTATGCAACTGCCATATACATCGCAAGTATGATAATTGCCTTGTTCTGTGCACTTTAT GTTCATAACAAGTTGCTGACACTTCTTGCAATTATCTTGGAGTTTGGGGCTCTAGTTTG GTATAGCTTGAGCTACATACCTTTTGCAAGGTCCATGGTTTCAAAGATCATGGTTTCATGCTTTGACACAGAATTTTAG
- the LOC123911533 gene encoding extradiol ring-cleavage dioxygenase-like, giving the protein MALKLKDTFYISHGSPTLSIDESIQARKFLQSWKKDVYQEKPKSILIISGHWDTTVPTVNVIQTTNDTIYDFYGFPKPMYQLKYPAPGASHLAKRVKELLNKSGFNRVNEDKKRGLDHGAWVPLMLMYPEADIPVCQLSVQSNLDGTHHYNIGKALAPLKDEGVLIIGSGSAVHNLRALDFSAGEEATPWALEFDNWLKDALLDGRYEDVNHYEQKAPHARKAHPHPDHFFPLHVAIGAAGENSKAKLIHSSIEVGTLSYASYQFTSDSS; this is encoded by the exons ATGGCGTTGAAGTTGAAGGATACATTTTACATATCACATGGATCACCAACGTTGTCAATAGATGAATCAATTCAAGCAAGAAAGTTTCTACAATCATGGAAGAAAGATGTGTATCAAGAGAAACCTAaatctattttgattatttCTGGTCATTGGGACACCACCGTACCAACCGTTAACGTTATTCAAACAACCAATGATACCATCTATGACTTCTATGGTTTTCCCAAACCCATGTACCag CTCAAATATCCAGCACCTGGAGCTTCACATTTAGCCAAAAGGGTGAAGGAACTACTGAACAAATCCGGTTTCAACCGCGTCAACGAAGACAAAAAGAGAGGACTTGATCATGGTGCTTGGGTTCCACTCATGTTAATGTATCCAGAAGCTGATATCCCAGTTTGTCAACTTTCTGTTCAATCTAATTTAGATGGAACTCATCATTATAACATTGGAAAAGCATTGGCTCCTCTTAAAGATGAAGGTGTGTTGATAATAGGTTCTGGAAGTGCTGTTCATAATTTGAGAGCACTTGACTTCAGTGCAGGTGAAGAAGCTACTCCTTGGGCCTTAGAATTTGATAATTGGTTGAAAGATGCTCTTCTTGATGGAAG ATATGAAGATGTAAATCATTATGAACAAAAGGCACCACATGCAAGAAAGGCTCATCCACATCCAGATCACTTTTTTCCATTGCATGTTGCTATTGGTGCTGCTGGTGAAAATTCAAAGGCCAAACTTATCCATAGCAGTATTGAAGTTGGCACTCTATCTTATGCCTCTTACCAGTTTACATCAGATTCAAGCTAA
- the LOC123911531 gene encoding PHD finger protein At1g33420-like: MIVTGEKPLKRLKRKATADFHNFPPSEDNFSGEPFRTNVRSFLTKHALLPPPSALFPHLLTWQIMFRVGGGLNETEDGSEPVVCLDVVEEDVARSRSVYCDQCRVVGWSGHPVCGKRYHFIIKADGSSIGGYHKPCMCCGDILHLSESKCKSCNHVTSTDVVEDWVYQQLESTTHLLHGVVHTNGYGHLLRVNGREGGSRFLSGCHIMDFWDRLCKTLGVRNVSVMDVSKKYGLEYRLIHAIMRGHSWYGEWGYQFGSGSYGLTQEAYKIAVESLSNLPLSIFLSHDQKPHSRVQGIISHYQSLSEHQLVNIRDLFCLLMSLIHDVAKTSSKVGGITGKKRSFDATGASCSWEESDVVRVEEAILKVLRAVSRSNWVSWRALRGSVYKVASAELLDYCLGELGGKVVLGSMIVNTRSNPETGIFEFRLEGANSSCDGKTSNNYSSSSKSLSKENLLYDLKYLYGYLLNSQMMQNYDPQGKRTPVMSSAQKLLNCKQLVKNYSPEMLPITDLYKIRLSCQVELMDESENPTIPTELVVLPINATVSDLKIEAANAFQDVYLMFRRFVVDELVGYSSVDDSTQVKLLLGSAEAVCVRGECIGKNGLSMFRMERGIERWTVDCSCGAKDDDGERMLACDKCGVWRHTICSDIHDIQPVPTHFICLKCQNSDLKPKSVGNCKEETLTNISGSSSCFKKGLPVPSDVH; encoded by the exons ATGATCGTAACCGGAGAGAAGCCACTAAAGCGTTTGAAGAGAAAAGCAACCGCCGATTTCCACAACTTTCCACCGTCAGAAGATAACTTCTCCGGCGAACCATTCCGAACGAATGTACGTTCGTTTCTGACGAAACACGCGCTACTTCCTCCTCCATCGGCACTTTTCCCTCACTTGCTGACGTGGCAGATCATGTTCCGAGTCGGTGGTGGTTTGAATGAGACGGAGGATGGATCGGAACCGGTGGTTTGTCTCGATGTTGTTGAAGAGGATGTGGCTAGATCTAGATCCGTGTACTGCGATCAGTGCCGAGTTGTTG GTTGGAGTGGGCACCCGGTCTGCGGGAAACGTTACCATTTTATCATAAAGGCTGATGGGAGCTCTATTGGTGGGTATCACAAGCCATGCATGTGCTGTGGAGATATCTTGCATTTGTCAGAATCCAA GTGCAAGTCTTGCAACCATGTGACAAGTACAGATGTTGTTGAAGATTGGGTGTACCAGCAATTGGAGAGCACTACTCATCTTTTACATGGTGTGGTTCATACCAATGGTTATGGGCACCTTCTTCGTGTTAATGGCAGAGAGGGAGGCTCAAGATTTCTCTCTGGCTGCCACATCATGGACTTCTGGGATCGGCTCTGCAAGACACTTGGAGTCAG AAATGTTAGTGTGATGGATGTTTCAAAGAAATATGGGCTGGAGTACCGTCTGATCCATGCCATCATGAGGGGGCATTCCTGGTATGGTGAATGGGGTTATCAATTTGGCTCTGGTAGCTATGGTCTCACACAGGAAGCATATAAGATTGCTGTTGAAAGCCTGTCTAACTTACCCTTATCCATCTTCCTCTCCCATGACCAGAAGCCCCACTCTCGTGTGCAGGGCATCATTTCACATTACCAGTCTTTGTCAGAACATCAGCTTGTAAATATAAGAGACCTCTTCTGTCTTCTGATGAGTTTGATTCACGATGTTGCCAAGACTTCATCAAAGGTTGGTGGCATTACCGGCAAGAAGCGCAGCTTTGATGCCACCGGAGCGTCATGTTCTTGGGAGGAGAGTGATGTGGTACGTGTTGAGGAAGCCATTCTCAAAGTGCTGCGTGCTGTGTCTCGGTCCAATTGGGTGAGCTGGCGTGCTCTTAGGGGTTCTGTCTACAAGGTTGCCTCTGCAGAGCTGCTTGATTACTGCCTTGGAGAACTGGGAGGAAAAGTGGTATTGGGTTCAATGATTGTTAATACCCGATCCAATCCTGAGACCGGAATTTTTGAGTTCAG ACTCGAGGGTGCAAACAGTTCTTGCGACGGAAAaacatcaaacaattattcTTCAAGCTCAAAGAGTCTATCTAAAGAGAACCTCCTATATGACCTGAAATATTTGTATGGGTATTTGCTTAACTCTCAGATGATGCAGAACTATGACCCCCAGGGAAAAAGGACTCCTGTAATGAGCTCAGCTCAGAAACTTCTGAACTGCAAGCAGTTAGTAAAAAATTATAGTCCTGAGATGTTGCCAATTACAGATTTGTATAAAATACGCCTCTCATGTCAAGTGGAACTTATGGACGAATCTGAAAATCCCACAATTCCAACAGAACTGGTTGTCCTACCAATAAATGCAACAGTGTCTGACCTTAAAATCGAAGCAGCAAATGCTTTTCAAGATGTATATCTCATGTTCAGAAGATTTGTAGTCGATGAGCTAGTTGGCTATAGCAGTGTAGATGATTCCACTCAGGTCAAGCTCTTGTTAGGATCAGCAGAAGCAGTTTGTGTCCGCGGAGAATGCATTGGAAAGAATGGATTGAGCATGTTTCGAATGGAACGGGGAATCGAGAGGTGGACTGTGGATTGCAGCTGTGGGGCTAAGGATGATGATGGGGAGAGAATGCTGGCTTGTGATAAATGTGGAGTGTGGCGGCATACTATATGTTCCGACATTCATGATATACAACCTGTTCCTACTCATTTTATttgtctaaaatgccaaaaCTCTGACTTGAAACCTAAATCAGTTGGGAATTGCAAAGAAGAAACTCTGACTAACATTAGTGGTAGTAGCAGTTGCTTTAAAAAGGGGTTACCTGTGCCTTCTGATGTTCACTAA
- the LOC123911532 gene encoding protein COFACTOR ASSEMBLY OF COMPLEX C SUBUNIT B CCB2, chloroplastic isoform X1 — protein sequence MKIIATANTCMSKVVSNLTKTLAGKEKMNSITTISLKPCLPRNKLLYPKTNLFTKSTTVVRANLQPPNSTNTTQQQQLNLSVLRFTLGIPGFDESYLPRWIGYAFGSLILLNHFLGSDSATVTSPQLRTEVLGLSLASFSIVLPYLGKFLKGAQPVDQATLPDGTQQIFVMSTDIADGLKEDLAWTSYILLRNTNAIAALIFIQGEICARGYWNVIEDSSKEILLGQFRNKIENAGLNDLKDTLYFPQDAGTRSLLVQPILQVSIETATDSQKPVGFILLVSTVRYAFSIKDRAWIAAVANKLRG from the exons ATGAAAATCATTGCAACTGCAAACACATGTATGAGTAAAGTAGTAAGTAACTTGACAAAAACATTAGCCGGAAAAGAAAAGATGAACAGCATAACCACAATATCTTTGAAACCTTGTCTTCCTCGAAACAAACTGCTTTATCCCAAAACCAACTTGTTCACAAAATCCACAACAGTAGTTCGTGCAAATCTTCAGCCACCCAATTCCACCAACACAACACAGCAACAGCAGCTCAACCTCTCTGTTCTTCGCTTCACATtag GGATACCTGGTTTTGATGAATCCTACTTGCCTAGATGGATTGGTTATGCTTTTGGTTCTCTTATCCTATTAAATCACTTCCTTGGTTCTGATTCTGCCACTGTTACATCACCCCAGCTT AGAACAGAGGTTTTGGGTCTTTCTTTGGCTTCCTTCTCTATTGTGCTGCCATACCTTGGTAAATTTCTTAAG GGTGCTCAACCAGTGGATCAAGCAACTCTACCAGATGGAACACAACAAATATTCGTCATGTCAACCGATATAGCGGACGGTCTGAAAGAGGACCTAGCTTGGACATCATATATTTTGCTGCGTAATACAAATGCCATAGCTGCG CTCATTTTTATTCAAGGAGAAATATGTGCAAGGGGCTACTGGAACGTAATCGAGGATTCGTCGAAAGAAATTCTTCTTGGACAGTTTaggaacaaaattgaaaatgcaGGCCTCAATGATTTGAAGGACACCCTATATTTTCCACAAGATGCAG GGACTCGCTCACTTTTGGTGCAACCTATATTACAAGTTTCTATTGAGACAGCTACTGATTCGCAAAAACCGGTTGGATTTATTCTGCTAGTCTCGACTGTGAGGTATGCATTTAGCATTAAAGACAGAGCTTGGATTGCAGCTGTTGCCAACAAGCTTAGAG GCTGA
- the LOC123911532 gene encoding protein COFACTOR ASSEMBLY OF COMPLEX C SUBUNIT B CCB2, chloroplastic isoform X2, translating to MKIIATANTCMSKVVSNLTKTLAGKEKMNSITTISLKPCLPRNKLLYPKTNLFTKSTTVVRANLQPPNSTNTTQQQQLNLSVLRFTLGIPGFDESYLPRWIGYAFGSLILLNHFLGSDSATVTSPQLRTEVLGLSLASFSIVLPYLGKFLKGAQPVDQATLPDGTQQIFVMSTDIADGLKEDLAWTSYILLRNTNAIAALIFIQGEICARGYWNVIEDSSKEILLGQFRNKIENAGLNDLKDTLYFPQDADSEFEDLVPKGTRSLLVQPILQVSIETATDSQKPVGFILLVSTVRYAFSIKDRAWIAAVANKLRG from the exons ATGAAAATCATTGCAACTGCAAACACATGTATGAGTAAAGTAGTAAGTAACTTGACAAAAACATTAGCCGGAAAAGAAAAGATGAACAGCATAACCACAATATCTTTGAAACCTTGTCTTCCTCGAAACAAACTGCTTTATCCCAAAACCAACTTGTTCACAAAATCCACAACAGTAGTTCGTGCAAATCTTCAGCCACCCAATTCCACCAACACAACACAGCAACAGCAGCTCAACCTCTCTGTTCTTCGCTTCACATtag GGATACCTGGTTTTGATGAATCCTACTTGCCTAGATGGATTGGTTATGCTTTTGGTTCTCTTATCCTATTAAATCACTTCCTTGGTTCTGATTCTGCCACTGTTACATCACCCCAGCTT AGAACAGAGGTTTTGGGTCTTTCTTTGGCTTCCTTCTCTATTGTGCTGCCATACCTTGGTAAATTTCTTAAG GGTGCTCAACCAGTGGATCAAGCAACTCTACCAGATGGAACACAACAAATATTCGTCATGTCAACCGATATAGCGGACGGTCTGAAAGAGGACCTAGCTTGGACATCATATATTTTGCTGCGTAATACAAATGCCATAGCTGCG CTCATTTTTATTCAAGGAGAAATATGTGCAAGGGGCTACTGGAACGTAATCGAGGATTCGTCGAAAGAAATTCTTCTTGGACAGTTTaggaacaaaattgaaaatgcaGGCCTCAATGATTTGAAGGACACCCTATATTTTCCACAAGATGCAG ATTCTGAATTTGAGGATCTGGTACCTAAAGGGACTCGCTCACTTTTGGTGCAACCTATATTACAAGTTTCTATTGAGACAGCTACTGATTCGCAAAAACCGGTTGGATTTATTCTGCTAGTCTCGACTGTGAGGTATGCATTTAGCATTAAAGACAGAGCTTGGATTGCAGCTGTTGCCAACAAGCTTAGAG GCTGA